The Bemisia tabaci chromosome 5, PGI_BMITA_v3 genome includes a window with the following:
- the LOC109037302 gene encoding uncharacterized protein, which yields MTRLFILQVLLFFESSLWAKGDDASEEPSHDRIILHIPIPITTLKHTHAVFKITENGGKKTHGLELYQPKQQHLYTHHHKGSGNRDHKRGSRKGSKQDSTTSKNSAKHAKKENHSQDKAAEEFFHYLNTRFDEAPEKQLPRDRNEELFNRYFRTNAKSNQDTKVSSKTNHKTPRKPTKHDHHSSSRPGRSRHSNHYRSKPEQGRSKKAHKSHSSTSNRNKNSYRGRIHKYPEKYSDDHNIFDHDHGPDDSHESDEKVRLAENDNHDFDFQSEDDSFNLEPVDGEKPRVTIKTILPKLQPNWADEGLISPFALNDVLFKDKKYNKKVFKELGWYPLFLPYEVQEDQEKKK from the exons ATGACGAGACTGTTCATCTTACAG GTTCTGCTGTTTTTTGAGTCGTCTCTTTGGGCGAAAGGAGATGATGCCTCGGAGGAACCTTC acaCGACCGAATCATTTTGCACATCCCGATTCCGATCACAACATTGAAACACACCCACGCTGTATTCAAAATAACAGAGAATGGAGGCAAGAAAACGCACGGTCTCGAACTTTATCAGCCGAAACAGCAGCATCTCTACACTCACCATCACAAAGGTAGCGGGAATCGAGATCACAAGCGCGGCTCACGGAAAGGCTCCAAGCAGGATTCAACCACCTCCAAAAATAGCGCAAAAcacgcgaaaaaagaaaatcactcTCAAGACAAAGCTGCCGAGGAATTTTTCCATTACTTGAACACTCGCTTCGACGAGGCACCCGAAAAACAACTTCCGAGAGATCGGAATGAAGAACTCTTCAACCGCTATTTCCGAACGAACGCCAAGTCCAATCAGGATACGAAGGTATCCAGCAAAACCAATCACAAAACCCCGAGAAAACCCACAAAACACGATCATCATTCAAGCAGTCGTCCTGGACGCAGCCGTCATTCGAATCACTACCGTAGTAAACCAGAACAGGGCCGCAGCAAAAAGGCACACAAATCACACAGCTCCACTTCAAATCGCAACAAAAACAGCTATCGAGGAAGGATTCATAAATATCCTGAAAAATACAGTGATGATCACAACATTTTTGATCATGATCATGGTCCTGATGACAGCCACGAATCCGACGAAAAGGTTCGTCTGGCAGAAAATGATAACCatgactttgattttcaatCCGAGGATGACAGTTTCAATTTGGAACCGGTTGATGGTGAAAAACCGCGAGTTACCATAAAAACGATTTTACCGAAACTTCAACCGAATTGGGCAGATGAGGGTTTGATATCACCTTTCGCGTTGAATGATGTTTTGTTCAAGGACAAAAAGTACAACAAGAAAGTATTCAAGGAACTTGGATGGTACCCATTGTTCCTGCCGTATGAGGTGCAAGAGGAtcaggagaagaaaaaataa